In Streptomyces hawaiiensis, one genomic interval encodes:
- a CDS encoding WhiB family transcriptional regulator has protein sequence MDNWRDHAACRHEDPELFFPIGTSGPALLQTEQAKAVCRRRCPVQEQCLQWALDTGQSIGVWGGTSENERRALKRRTAAQRRSG, from the coding sequence ATGGACAACTGGCGAGACCACGCTGCCTGTCGGCACGAGGACCCCGAGCTCTTCTTCCCGATCGGCACCTCCGGCCCGGCTCTGTTGCAGACGGAGCAGGCCAAGGCGGTGTGCCGACGGCGCTGCCCCGTGCAGGAGCAGTGTCTGCAATGGGCCCTGGACACGGGTCAGTCCATCGGCGTGTGGGGCGGGACGAGCGAGAACGAACGGCGTGCGCTGAAGCGCCGCACAGCGGCCCAGCGCCGCTCCGGCTGA
- a CDS encoding DUF6098 family protein, giving the protein MSASDGLPVVRTLDELAELVERHQGLYVRWSRGPEIDLRKASSTDDLTGVSLPGLSANPLGVEEWWEDRPVRVWVARRLHDYAHLPHDKGPGVHPWVLAGQEAARGPDNEPLVTDVRPMCWIDQRVIDEAKAEVARQENPWGPLRRG; this is encoded by the coding sequence ATGAGTGCATCGGACGGCCTGCCGGTCGTGCGCACTCTCGACGAACTCGCCGAGCTCGTGGAACGGCACCAGGGCCTGTACGTCCGCTGGTCGCGCGGCCCGGAGATCGATCTCCGCAAGGCGTCCAGCACCGACGACCTGACCGGCGTGTCCCTGCCGGGCCTGTCCGCCAACCCGCTCGGCGTCGAGGAGTGGTGGGAGGACCGGCCGGTCCGCGTGTGGGTGGCCCGCCGCCTGCACGACTACGCCCATCTGCCGCACGACAAGGGGCCGGGGGTGCACCCCTGGGTGCTCGCCGGCCAGGAGGCCGCCCGCGGCCCCGACAACGAACCGCTGGTCACCGACGTCCGCCCGATGTGCTGGATCGACCAGCGGGTCATCGACGAGGCGAAGGCGGAGGTGGCCCGGCAGGAGAACCCCTGGGGACCGCTGCGGCGCGGCTAG
- a CDS encoding DUF488 domain-containing protein, protein MSVRVRRVYDPAQPEDGVRVLVDRLWPRGLAKDAARVDEWPKAVTPSTELRRWYHAGEGSYEEFAERYEAELAADEASEALDGVRELAGKGDVTLLTASKTPERSHATVLARLLES, encoded by the coding sequence ATGAGCGTGCGCGTGCGCCGTGTCTACGACCCTGCCCAGCCGGAGGACGGAGTGCGAGTCCTGGTCGACCGGCTGTGGCCGCGCGGACTGGCCAAGGACGCGGCTCGGGTGGACGAGTGGCCCAAGGCCGTCACCCCGTCGACGGAGCTGCGCCGCTGGTACCACGCGGGCGAAGGCTCGTACGAGGAGTTCGCCGAGCGGTACGAGGCGGAGCTCGCCGCCGACGAGGCTTCCGAGGCGCTTGACGGTGTGCGTGAGCTGGCCGGCAAGGGCGACGTGACCCTGCTGACGGCGTCGAAGACGCCTGAGCGGAGTCACGCCACCGTGCTGGCCCGCCTCCTCGAATCCTGA
- a CDS encoding FAD-binding dehydrogenase, with amino-acid sequence MDADVIVVGAGLAGLVAAHELTSRGRRVALVDQENAGNLGGQAFWSFGGLFIVGSPEQRRLGIKDSFDLAWSDWRGSAGFDRLEDEDSWAVRWARAYVEFAAGEKRSWLDGHGITFLPTVGWAERGDLTAHGHGNSVPRFHVAWGTGTGVVEPFVRYAEQAARDGLLTFHHRHRVDALVVENGTARGVRGTVLAEDSAPRGVASSREAIGEFELTAQAVIVTSGGIGANHDIVRRYWPERLGTPPREMVTGVPAYVDGRMLDISAEAGVRLVNRDRMWHYTEGLQNWDPIWPGHGIRILPGPSSMWFDALGRRLPGPCLPGYDTLGTLKHLRTTEDIAGYDHSWFILTQKMIEKEFALSGSEQNPDITAKDRAGFLKERILGKGAPGPVDAFLRKGADFVTASGVEQLVAKMNDLTDEPLLDAAGIKRQIEARDLQIANPYAKDAQVQGIRNARRYIGDRLGRVATPHRILDPAAGPLIGVKLHILTRKTLGGIQTDLDSRALGTDGKPVEGLYAAGEVAGFGGGGVHGYNALEGTFLGGCLFSGRAAGRAAAKQSA; translated from the coding sequence ATGGATGCCGATGTCATCGTCGTCGGAGCGGGCCTCGCCGGGCTGGTCGCGGCGCACGAACTGACCAGCAGGGGCCGCAGGGTCGCCCTCGTCGACCAGGAGAACGCGGGCAACCTCGGTGGCCAGGCCTTCTGGTCCTTCGGCGGACTGTTCATCGTCGGCTCGCCCGAGCAGCGGCGCCTGGGCATCAAGGACTCCTTCGACCTCGCCTGGAGCGACTGGCGGGGCAGCGCGGGCTTCGACCGGCTGGAGGACGAGGACTCCTGGGCCGTGCGCTGGGCCCGCGCCTACGTCGAGTTCGCCGCGGGGGAGAAGCGGTCCTGGCTCGACGGGCACGGCATCACGTTCCTGCCCACCGTCGGCTGGGCCGAGCGCGGCGACCTCACGGCGCACGGGCACGGCAACAGCGTGCCCCGCTTCCACGTCGCCTGGGGCACCGGCACCGGCGTCGTCGAACCGTTCGTGCGGTACGCCGAGCAGGCCGCCCGCGACGGCCTGCTCACCTTCCACCACCGCCACCGCGTCGACGCCCTCGTCGTCGAGAACGGCACCGCCAGGGGCGTGCGCGGCACGGTCCTCGCCGAGGACTCCGCCCCCCGCGGCGTCGCCTCCAGCCGCGAGGCGATCGGCGAGTTCGAACTCACCGCCCAGGCCGTCATCGTCACCAGCGGCGGCATCGGCGCGAACCACGACATCGTCCGCCGCTACTGGCCCGAACGCCTCGGCACCCCGCCCCGCGAGATGGTCACCGGCGTCCCGGCCTACGTCGACGGGCGGATGCTCGACATCAGCGCCGAGGCGGGCGTCCGGCTGGTCAACCGCGACCGCATGTGGCACTACACCGAGGGCCTGCAGAACTGGGACCCGATCTGGCCCGGCCACGGTATCCGCATCCTGCCCGGACCGTCCTCGATGTGGTTCGACGCCCTCGGCCGCCGCCTGCCCGGGCCCTGCCTGCCCGGCTACGACACCCTCGGCACCCTGAAGCACTTGCGCACCACCGAGGACATCGCCGGGTACGACCACTCCTGGTTCATCCTCACGCAGAAGATGATCGAGAAGGAGTTCGCCCTGTCGGGCTCGGAGCAGAACCCCGACATCACCGCCAAGGACCGCGCCGGATTCCTCAAGGAACGCATCCTCGGCAAGGGCGCGCCCGGACCGGTCGACGCGTTCCTGCGCAAGGGCGCCGACTTCGTGACCGCGTCCGGCGTCGAACAGCTCGTCGCGAAGATGAACGACCTCACCGACGAGCCGCTCCTCGACGCGGCCGGGATCAAGCGCCAGATCGAGGCCCGCGACCTGCAGATCGCCAACCCCTACGCCAAGGACGCCCAGGTGCAGGGCATCCGCAACGCCCGCCGCTACATCGGCGACCGCCTGGGCCGGGTCGCCACCCCGCACCGCATCCTCGACCCGGCGGCCGGGCCGCTGATCGGCGTCAAGCTGCACATCCTCACCCGCAAGACCCTCGGCGGAATCCAGACCGACCTCGACTCCCGCGCCCTGGGGACCGACGGCAAGCCGGTCGAGGGGCTGTACGCGGCCGGCGAGGTCGCCGGATTCGGCGGTGGCGGCGTGCACGGCTACAACGCCCTGGAGGGCACCTTCCTCGGCGGCTGCCTCTTCTCGGGCCGGGCGGCGGGCCGGGCGGCGGCCAAGCAGAGCGCCTGA
- a CDS encoding TetR/AcrR family transcriptional regulator, translating into MAVEGSTGRVTRRRVHTRANLLDAAFSVFAAKGFGHVSIEEVCEAAGYSRGAFYSNFSSLDELFFALYQERAELIAEQVSGALALDGPDLDVPAAVDRVTDVLLLDRDWLLVKTDFLVHAARDPEVARSLLEHRARLRQAIADRLGRARGHTALPAVLGDTDGAARAVVAAYDGVTTQLLLDRDLEHARAWLKQLLTALLTDGSGTLDHTKN; encoded by the coding sequence ATGGCTGTCGAGGGAAGCACCGGGCGCGTGACCAGGCGCCGTGTCCACACCCGCGCCAACCTCCTGGACGCGGCGTTCTCCGTGTTCGCGGCCAAGGGCTTCGGGCACGTGTCCATCGAGGAGGTCTGCGAGGCCGCCGGCTACAGCAGGGGCGCCTTCTACTCCAACTTCTCCAGCCTCGACGAGCTGTTCTTCGCCCTGTACCAGGAGCGCGCCGAGCTGATCGCGGAGCAGGTGTCCGGGGCCCTCGCCCTCGACGGGCCCGACCTCGACGTGCCCGCCGCCGTGGACCGCGTCACCGACGTGCTGCTCCTCGACCGCGACTGGCTCCTGGTGAAGACGGACTTCCTCGTGCACGCCGCCCGCGACCCGGAGGTGGCACGGAGCCTGCTCGAACACCGCGCGCGGCTGCGGCAGGCCATCGCCGACCGGCTCGGCCGGGCCCGCGGGCACACCGCACTGCCCGCCGTACTGGGCGACACCGACGGCGCCGCCCGTGCCGTGGTCGCCGCGTACGACGGCGTCACCACGCAACTGCTGCTGGACCGGGACCTGGAGCACGCCCGCGCCTGGCTGAAGCAACTGCTCACGGCCCTGCTGACCGACGGCAGCGGCACCCTCGATCACACGAAGAACTGA
- a CDS encoding alpha-ketoglutarate-dependent dioxygenase AlkB — protein MHLQGSLFDQADELRLGPLDGISRTHLGFGAWLDVLPGWLSGSDELFEQLAAEVPWRAERRKMYDNVVDVPRLLAFYGVDDRLPHPVLHDARDALSAHYREELGEPFTTAGLCYYRDGRDSVAWHGDRIGRGAREDTMVAILSVGAPRDLLLRPAGGGRDTVRRPLGHGDLIVMGGSCQRTWEHAIPKSARATEPRISIQFRPHGVR, from the coding sequence ATGCACCTCCAGGGCTCCCTTTTCGACCAGGCCGACGAGCTGCGCCTCGGCCCTCTGGACGGGATCAGCCGTACCCACCTCGGCTTCGGCGCCTGGCTCGACGTGCTCCCCGGGTGGCTCAGCGGCTCGGACGAACTGTTCGAACAGCTGGCCGCGGAGGTCCCGTGGCGGGCGGAGCGGCGCAAGATGTACGACAACGTGGTCGACGTCCCCCGCCTGCTCGCGTTCTACGGCGTGGACGACCGGCTGCCGCACCCCGTGCTGCACGACGCGCGGGACGCGTTGAGCGCCCACTACCGCGAGGAACTGGGAGAGCCGTTCACCACGGCCGGACTGTGCTACTACCGCGACGGCCGGGACAGTGTCGCCTGGCACGGCGACCGGATCGGGCGCGGTGCGCGCGAGGACACGATGGTCGCGATCCTGTCCGTGGGGGCGCCCCGGGACCTGCTGCTGCGCCCCGCCGGAGGCGGTCGGGACACCGTGCGCCGGCCCCTGGGCCACGGCGACCTCATCGTGATGGGCGGCTCCTGCCAGCGCACCTGGGAGCACGCGATCCCCAAGAGCGCACGTGCCACGGAGCCGCGCATCAGCATCCAGTTCCGCCCACACGGCGTGCGGTGA
- a CDS encoding MBL fold metallo-hydrolase: MRADVHQVADGTYLAHGSNTNWVILAEGDAVTLVDTGYPGDREQLLASLAEVGSSPEAVAAVLITHAHNDHLGSAEYLRATYSTPVYLHEAEVPHARRDFLHQVSVGTVLKNGWRPGVLPWVVHALRSGGTTHNPVTAPEPFPAAGALDLPGRPVPVHTPGHTDGHCAYHLPGTGVLVSGDALVSGHPTSRVDGPQLLPDMFHHERPRAVASLDVLAELEGELLLPGHGPVHRGSLKGAAHRARERAL, translated from the coding sequence ATGCGGGCAGACGTACACCAAGTCGCGGACGGCACCTACCTGGCGCACGGCTCCAACACCAACTGGGTGATCCTCGCGGAGGGGGATGCCGTCACCCTCGTCGACACCGGCTACCCCGGCGACCGGGAGCAGCTCCTCGCCTCGCTCGCGGAGGTGGGAAGCTCCCCGGAGGCGGTCGCGGCGGTGCTGATCACGCACGCGCACAACGACCACCTGGGTTCCGCCGAGTACCTGCGCGCCACGTACAGCACGCCCGTGTACCTGCACGAGGCCGAAGTACCGCACGCGCGCCGCGACTTCCTGCATCAGGTGTCCGTCGGGACGGTGCTGAAGAACGGCTGGCGCCCCGGGGTGCTGCCGTGGGTCGTGCACGCGCTGCGCTCCGGCGGCACGACGCACAACCCCGTCACAGCTCCCGAGCCGTTCCCGGCGGCGGGCGCCCTGGACCTGCCCGGGCGGCCCGTGCCGGTCCACACGCCCGGCCACACCGACGGGCACTGCGCCTACCACCTGCCGGGCACCGGCGTGCTCGTCTCCGGCGACGCCCTGGTCAGCGGGCACCCCACCTCGCGGGTCGACGGGCCGCAACTGCTGCCGGACATGTTCCACCACGAACGTCCGCGTGCCGTGGCCTCCCTGGACGTCCTCGCGGAGCTGGAGGGCGAGCTGCTGCTGCCCGGGCACGGTCCGGTCCACCGCGGTTCGTTGAAGGGCGCCGCACACCGGGCCCGGGAGCGCGCCCTCTAG
- a CDS encoding DUF4032 domain-containing protein — translation MALQISATNPEHPALLLELPWHLPLEDWPEEYLVPLPRGISRHVVRYSRAGDEVIAVKELAERPALREYELLRDLDRIGIPAVDPLAVVTGRTDASGAPLESVLVTRHLGGSMPYRSMFETTMRPATMHRLMDALAVLLVRLHLAGFAWGDCSLSNTLFRRDAGAFAAYLVDAETGDLHPQLSTGQRDYDLDLARVNISGELLDLEASGALHPSVDPIEFGMEICARYRGLWDELTRASVYPAGKYHYIERRIRRLNDLGFDVAEMQIEHASNGDTVSFVPKVVDAGHHQRQLLRLTGLDTEENQARRLLNDLESWMATQDDYAPGDPLGARPEVLAHRWVREVFRPTVRAVPPELRGAMDPAEIYHQLLEHRWYMSERAQHDIGIETAVEDYIKNILPKARKTLQPTAE, via the coding sequence ATGGCACTTCAGATCAGCGCGACCAACCCGGAGCATCCCGCGCTTCTGCTGGAGCTGCCGTGGCACCTTCCCCTGGAGGACTGGCCGGAGGAGTACCTCGTCCCGCTGCCGCGCGGCATCTCCCGGCACGTGGTGCGCTACTCCCGGGCCGGCGACGAGGTGATCGCCGTCAAGGAGCTGGCCGAGCGGCCCGCGCTGCGCGAGTACGAGCTGCTGCGCGACCTCGACCGGATCGGCATCCCGGCGGTGGACCCGCTGGCCGTGGTCACCGGCCGGACCGACGCGAGCGGCGCCCCGCTGGAGAGCGTCCTGGTCACCCGGCACCTGGGCGGCTCGATGCCGTACCGCTCGATGTTCGAGACGACCATGCGCCCGGCCACCATGCACCGGCTGATGGACGCGCTCGCCGTGCTCCTGGTGCGACTGCATCTCGCCGGGTTCGCCTGGGGCGACTGCTCACTGTCCAACACCCTCTTCCGGCGCGACGCGGGCGCCTTCGCCGCCTACCTGGTCGACGCCGAGACCGGTGACCTGCATCCGCAGCTCAGCACCGGGCAGCGGGACTACGACCTCGACCTCGCCCGGGTGAACATCAGCGGGGAGCTGCTGGACCTGGAGGCCTCGGGGGCGCTGCACCCGTCGGTGGACCCGATCGAGTTCGGCATGGAGATCTGCGCCCGCTACCGCGGCCTGTGGGACGAGCTGACCCGGGCCTCCGTCTACCCGGCCGGCAAGTACCACTACATCGAACGCCGGATCCGGCGCCTGAACGACCTCGGTTTCGACGTCGCCGAGATGCAGATCGAGCACGCCTCGAACGGCGACACGGTCAGCTTCGTGCCCAAGGTCGTCGACGCGGGCCACCACCAGCGGCAGCTGCTGCGCCTGACCGGCCTGGACACGGAGGAGAACCAGGCCCGGCGGCTGCTGAACGACCTGGAGAGCTGGATGGCCACCCAGGACGACTACGCGCCGGGCGACCCCCTGGGAGCCCGCCCCGAGGTGCTGGCCCACCGCTGGGTGCGAGAGGTGTTCCGGCCGACCGTGCGGGCCGTGCCGCCCGAACTGCGCGGCGCGATGGACCCGGCGGAGATCTACCACCAGCTCCTCGAACACCGCTGGTACATGTCCGAGCGGGCCCAGCACGACATCGGCATCGAGACGGCCGTCGAGGACTACATCAAGAACATCCTGCCCAAGGCGCGCAAGACGCTGCAGCCGACGGCGGAGTGA
- a CDS encoding universal stress protein, producing MTRPITAGVDGSQESLAALGWAAREAVRRDRPLRVVHAWRAQPQQALEAGIEGDADSQAEWVHSAVNEAVGTVTERHPDLAVTTDVIEGPVADTLVAAAAEAETLVLGSRGHGRILGFLLGSVGQQVIAAATRPVVLVRAGDQPSSEAAGREIVVGQQGDPEDSADALRFAFETAAARGATVRVVRAWNLPPVFAYSPGSLKLLDEAGGLEPYEKKSLAAAVRPWRERFPGVRVEEHVEMGSASQVLLSVAGTAQLMVVGRRVHRTAVGARIGSVAHGMLHHADCPVAVVPHG from the coding sequence ATGACACGCCCGATCACCGCAGGGGTCGACGGATCGCAGGAGAGCCTCGCGGCCCTCGGCTGGGCGGCGCGGGAGGCGGTGCGGCGTGACCGGCCGCTGCGCGTGGTGCACGCCTGGCGGGCCCAGCCGCAGCAGGCGCTCGAAGCGGGGATCGAGGGGGACGCGGACAGCCAGGCCGAGTGGGTGCACAGCGCGGTGAACGAGGCCGTCGGGACCGTCACCGAACGGCATCCGGACCTCGCGGTGACCACCGATGTCATCGAGGGCCCGGTGGCCGACACCCTGGTCGCCGCCGCGGCCGAGGCCGAGACGCTGGTGCTGGGCTCGCGCGGGCACGGCCGCATCCTCGGATTCCTGCTCGGCTCGGTCGGCCAGCAGGTGATCGCCGCGGCCACCCGGCCCGTGGTGCTCGTCCGGGCCGGCGACCAGCCCTCGTCCGAGGCGGCCGGGCGCGAGATCGTCGTCGGCCAGCAGGGCGACCCCGAGGACAGCGCCGACGCGCTGCGCTTCGCCTTCGAGACGGCCGCCGCGCGCGGGGCGACGGTGCGGGTCGTGCGGGCCTGGAACCTGCCGCCCGTCTTCGCCTACAGCCCCGGCTCGCTGAAGCTGCTCGACGAGGCCGGGGGCCTGGAGCCGTACGAGAAGAAGAGCCTGGCCGCCGCGGTCCGGCCCTGGCGGGAACGCTTCCCCGGCGTGCGGGTGGAGGAGCACGTGGAGATGGGCAGTGCGAGTCAGGTGCTGCTGTCGGTGGCCGGGACGGCCCAGCTGATGGTCGTCGGACGCCGGGTCCACCGCACGGCCGTCGGGGCCCGCATCGGCTCGGTGGCCCACGGGATGCTGCACCACGCGGACTGCCCGGTGGCGGTGGTGCCGCACGGGTGA
- a CDS encoding FAD-dependent oxidoreductase, which translates to MAQAADSARTVIMTVDDDPGVSRAVARDLRRRYGASYRIVRAESGESALDALRELKLRGDLVAVILADYRMPQMNGIEFLEQALDVYPGARRVLLTAYADTNAAIDAINVVDLDHYLLKPWDPPEEKLYPVLDDLLQAWRSSDFRPVPSTKVVGHRWSSRSSDVREFLARNQVPYRWYSSDEPEGRRLLAAAGEDGMRLPVVITPDGTPLIEPEAVDLAARVGLATTPTADFYDLVVIGGGPAGLGAAVYGASEGLRTVLVERSATGGQAGQSSRIENYLGFPDGVSGAQLTDRARRQAAKFGAEILTAREVTALEVNGAARIVRFSDGSAIAAHSVILATGVSYRQLAAPGCEDLTGCGVYYGSALTEAPACQDQDVYIVGGANSAGQAAMYLSRGAKSVTLLVRGESLTASMSHYLIQQIEESPNIQVRTRTVVEEAHGDGRLERLTLRDVDSGQTEQVDAQWVFVFIGAAPLTGWLDGTVLRDERGFILAGPDLTADGRPPQGWELDRPPYHLETNVPGVFVAGDARSESAKRVASAVGEGAMAVMLVHRYLEQS; encoded by the coding sequence ATGGCACAGGCCGCCGATTCGGCGCGGACCGTCATCATGACCGTGGACGACGACCCGGGGGTCTCCCGGGCCGTGGCCCGGGACCTGAGGCGGCGGTACGGCGCGTCGTACCGGATCGTGCGGGCGGAGTCCGGCGAGTCCGCGCTGGACGCGCTGCGGGAGCTGAAGCTGCGCGGCGATCTCGTGGCCGTCATCCTGGCCGACTACCGGATGCCGCAGATGAACGGCATCGAGTTCCTCGAACAGGCCCTGGACGTCTACCCGGGCGCGCGGCGCGTGCTGCTGACCGCGTACGCGGACACGAACGCCGCGATCGACGCGATCAACGTCGTCGACCTCGACCACTATCTCCTCAAGCCGTGGGACCCGCCCGAGGAGAAGCTGTACCCGGTCCTCGACGATCTGCTCCAGGCGTGGCGCTCCAGCGACTTCCGGCCCGTGCCCAGCACCAAGGTCGTCGGGCACCGCTGGTCCTCGCGCTCCTCGGACGTACGGGAGTTCCTGGCCCGCAACCAGGTGCCGTACCGCTGGTACTCCTCCGACGAGCCGGAGGGGCGGCGGCTGCTGGCCGCGGCCGGCGAGGACGGGATGCGGCTGCCGGTGGTGATCACGCCGGACGGAACACCGCTGATCGAGCCGGAGGCCGTCGACCTCGCCGCCCGGGTCGGGCTGGCCACGACCCCCACGGCCGACTTCTACGACCTGGTCGTCATCGGCGGCGGCCCGGCCGGGCTCGGCGCGGCGGTCTACGGCGCCTCCGAGGGCTTGCGGACCGTGCTGGTGGAGCGGTCGGCGACCGGCGGGCAGGCGGGCCAGAGCTCCCGCATCGAGAACTACCTGGGCTTCCCCGACGGGGTGTCGGGCGCGCAGCTCACCGACCGGGCGCGGCGGCAGGCGGCGAAGTTCGGCGCCGAGATCCTCACCGCCCGTGAGGTGACGGCCCTGGAGGTCAACGGCGCCGCCCGGATCGTACGGTTCTCGGACGGCTCGGCGATCGCCGCGCACAGCGTGATCCTGGCGACCGGCGTGTCCTACCGCCAGCTGGCGGCGCCCGGCTGCGAGGACCTGACCGGCTGCGGGGTGTACTACGGGTCGGCCCTGACGGAGGCTCCCGCCTGCCAGGACCAGGACGTGTACATCGTCGGCGGCGCCAACTCCGCCGGGCAGGCGGCGATGTACCTGTCCCGGGGCGCCAAGTCGGTGACGCTGCTGGTGCGCGGCGAATCGCTGACGGCGTCCATGTCGCACTACCTGATCCAGCAGATCGAGGAGTCCCCCAACATCCAGGTGCGCACCCGTACGGTCGTCGAGGAGGCGCACGGCGACGGCCGGCTGGAGCGGCTGACGCTGCGGGACGTGGACAGCGGGCAGACCGAACAGGTCGACGCGCAGTGGGTGTTCGTGTTCATCGGCGCGGCCCCGCTGACCGGCTGGCTGGACGGCACGGTGCTGCGGGACGAGCGCGGGTTCATCCTCGCCGGGCCCGACCTGACCGCCGACGGCCGCCCGCCCCAGGGCTGGGAACTTGACCGGCCGCCGTACCACCTGGAGACCAACGTGCCCGGCGTGTTCGTGGCGGGCGACGCCCGCTCGGAGTCCGCGAAGCGGGTCGCGTCCGCCGTCGGAGAGGGAGCCATGGCCGTGATGCTCGTCCACCGGTACCTGGAGCAGTCGTGA
- a CDS encoding ATP-binding protein: MSGRAVPCDPQEIGALFLFEKLTPEQLGRLCAEGRVERFEPGPVYTEGEPATCFYVMLEGTVVLYRRVGGDDVEVTRTSQRGVYAGSMQAYLGDRVRQVYNNSMRVTEPTRFFVLPADTFAGIMQEWFPMAVHLLEGLFFGSKNTQRMIGQRERLLALGSLSAGLTHELNNPAAAAVRATATLRERVGKMRHKLAVIAQGSYSPEVMANLIDLQERTAERVAKAPALSPLEASDREDTVTDWLDDHGIPEGWRIAPTFVQAGLDVDWLDQVAAAVDENILPSAIGWLNYTVETELLMDEIHDSTTRISHLVDAAKQYSQLDRAPFQDADVHELLDSTLLMLSGKIGKRIKVVKDYDRALPKIPAYPAELNQVWTNLIDNAVAAMNSAGGEGTLTVRTAAEHDRLLVEFRDTGVGIPAEDRGRIFDPFFTTKPVGEGTGLGLDISWRIVVDKHHGSIQVESEPGDTRFQVLLPLTAVEEESA; this comes from the coding sequence GTGAGCGGGCGGGCGGTGCCCTGCGACCCGCAGGAGATCGGGGCGCTGTTCCTGTTCGAGAAGCTCACGCCCGAGCAGCTCGGCCGGCTGTGCGCCGAGGGGCGCGTGGAGCGGTTCGAGCCCGGGCCCGTGTACACCGAGGGGGAACCCGCCACCTGCTTCTACGTGATGCTGGAGGGCACGGTCGTGCTGTACCGCCGGGTCGGCGGGGACGACGTGGAGGTGACCCGGACCTCCCAGCGCGGGGTGTACGCGGGATCCATGCAGGCGTACCTGGGCGACCGGGTGCGGCAGGTCTACAACAACTCCATGCGCGTCACGGAGCCGACGCGGTTCTTCGTGCTGCCCGCCGACACGTTCGCGGGGATCATGCAGGAGTGGTTCCCGATGGCGGTGCATCTGCTGGAGGGGCTGTTCTTCGGTTCGAAGAACACCCAGCGGATGATCGGCCAGCGGGAACGGCTGCTGGCGCTCGGCTCGTTGTCCGCCGGTCTCACGCACGAGCTGAACAACCCGGCCGCGGCGGCCGTACGGGCGACCGCGACGCTGCGCGAGCGGGTCGGCAAAATGCGCCACAAGCTGGCGGTCATCGCGCAGGGTTCGTACTCCCCCGAGGTCATGGCCAACCTCATCGACCTCCAGGAGCGCACGGCCGAACGGGTCGCGAAGGCACCGGCGCTGAGTCCGCTGGAGGCGTCCGACCGAGAGGACACGGTCACCGACTGGCTCGACGACCACGGCATTCCGGAGGGCTGGCGGATCGCGCCCACCTTCGTCCAGGCCGGTCTCGACGTGGACTGGCTGGACCAGGTCGCCGCGGCGGTCGACGAGAACATCCTGCCGAGCGCGATCGGGTGGCTCAACTACACCGTCGAGACCGAGCTGCTGATGGACGAGATCCACGACTCGACCACCCGCATCTCCCACCTCGTGGACGCGGCGAAGCAGTACTCGCAGCTCGACCGGGCGCCCTTCCAGGACGCCGACGTGCACGAACTCCTCGACTCCACGCTGCTGATGCTGTCCGGAAAGATCGGCAAGCGGATCAAGGTCGTCAAGGACTACGACCGTGCGCTGCCGAAGATCCCGGCGTACCCGGCGGAGCTCAACCAGGTGTGGACGAACCTCATCGACAACGCGGTCGCGGCGATGAACAGCGCGGGCGGGGAGGGGACACTGACCGTGCGGACGGCTGCGGAACACGACCGGCTGCTGGTGGAGTTCCGGGACACGGGCGTCGGCATCCCGGCGGAGGACCGGGGGCGGATCTTCGATCCCTTCTTCACCACCAAGCCGGTGGGTGAGGGGACCGGGCTCGGGCTCGACATCTCCTGGCGGATCGTGGTCGACAAGCATCACGGGAGCATCCAGGTGGAGTCGGAGCCGGGGGACACGCGTTTCCAGGTACTGCTTCCGCTGACAGCGGTCGAGGAGGAGTCGGCATGA
- a CDS encoding UBP-type zinc finger domain-containing protein translates to MTAENGIDPGAAPSGSGCAECDAAGGWWFHLRRCARCGHVGCCDSSPAKHATGHFRETGHPLVQSFEPGEDWYWSYETNELYEGGPELAEPVSHPVDQPTPGPAGRVPDDWAKVLRG, encoded by the coding sequence ATGACTGCGGAGAACGGAATCGACCCGGGTGCCGCGCCGAGCGGCAGTGGTTGCGCGGAGTGCGACGCGGCGGGCGGGTGGTGGTTCCATCTGCGGCGGTGTGCGCGGTGCGGGCATGTGGGGTGCTGTGACAGTTCACCGGCGAAGCACGCGACCGGGCATTTCCGGGAGACCGGGCATCCGCTCGTGCAGAGCTTCGAGCCGGGCGAGGACTGGTACTGGAGCTATGAGACCAACGAGTTGTACGAGGGTGGGCCGGAGCTGGCCGAGCCGGTGAGTCATCCCGTCGACCAGCCGACGCCGGGGCCGGCGGGGCGGGTGCCCGACGACTGGGCGAAGGTGTTGCGGGGCTAG